TTCTCATTCAtgtcaaaaaattgcaCAAGGCCTTTGTAGTTTGCCAAGTATAGCCACAAAACTATGTCTTCATGCTGAGACGTTATTATTCAAccctttcttttgaaaattgatgaagaCTCCAAAAACCCAAATCCCTCtcaaatttcaataaataagtcattaatttcaataatttacATACctgttttttattcatttcataCTTTCTTATTACTTTAACTGCCACGTGCTCTTTTCGATCAATGGAATACGCCTTATAAACTTGACTAAAAGCACCACTTTTTGGGTCAGTAAATGATCATActataataaaaaacgCCAAAGAAATTTGGACATAACTTACTCTcctaaattttcaattaactGATATTTTTCAAGACCAGGGTAGTTAGCGACtcttatttcttcatccCCACCGGCATTGACATTTTTGGCAGCAAGCTCAGTATAAGCGGCGACGTCCCTGTTTACACTAACATCAACCGACTTTGAAGCATTCGATCTCCCCTTTGAGCTTTTCGAATGCTTTAACAAGTTTTTAAACCCCTAAGACCTATTAGTATAAGTGGCAAGGAAGAATGCGTACCGCTAGTATCGACATGTTGCATTGATATACGCTGTGGGTAGGTGCATAGCTGACGCCAACGCTCACCACATTCCAGTAATATTGCCCTAAAAATCTATAATTTGCTAtcttttatcaaaatactCTAAcattgattaatttttagtCTAATAACGATCAATTTAGATCTTTAATACTTTCAATGGCTTGATTTAAGCAGTAATACGCaacttaaaaatttttttttctcattcGATATTTGGTGCACTGAATAATATAAACACAATGATAGAGTCGGAATTAGCGACTTCGAGGTGGAGCTTGATGCTTGAAGCAGATATTGCAACTCAAACAACTCGCAGTTTAACGAATGAGCTGAGCTTCATTGTAGCTGGTCTACGGCCCTCCACCAAAGAGTCTgtccttcattttttggaattaatatttataaatttaaaataccaGTCAAAAAAATGGCTTTATTCTCTCGTTATATGCAAATCCCTAATCGCACTACTAGGACGAAAGCGTTTATCAGCTAATGTTAGGAAAATAGTTAGATTTCTGAATGTGATTATTTGTGTTATAGGTCTTTGGAAAGGGCTATCCGCCATGTCAGGGAAAAACACTTTCATTAATGGGCTGCAGAGTTATTTAATCTCAGAGACAGCATTACCAGAGTTAGGGTCATTCCAAGAACTTTCCACTTCCTCGTTAGGAAGTTTTCGAATGTTTCAACAAATAGCAGTTGGGTTTGTAGATGCACTCTTTTGCACCCGTATCCCTGCTTCTTTGTGGATTAAGTATAAGGAGTACACAACTTCCGCAGAAACCACTGTTCCTCAAGAATGTGGACTCTGTATGATGTGTGTACAAAGGGGAGATGAACGCGTAGCAATTACTACGCCTTACACTACTGATTGTGGTCATACATATTGCTATGCTTGCATTATGTCTCGATTGAAACTTGTAAATAATGTGTCTTGCCCCATTTGCAAGCATAGAATTAGATTTGCTTTGCCTGATCAGACAATGGGTTAGTCAAAGATGAATAAGTAATGGAATAACTTATACTGATATTATTTATGATTTTGTTGACTACGAAAAGTACGatagtaaaaatttacttgtaatatcataaaattatatGCGCTATTCAGAACCATACAAAATTCAATAGCAGTGTACTCTATGAAAGCATGCACTTACTTACTCACAAAATTGCATTTCCTTACTACAATTAAGCCTTGTGTCTACGATACgattatttgtaaataccACCATCTacaagttaataaaatatttgcaCCGAAAAGATTCTTATTCCACTTAAAGAAATCCAAGTAAATTAGGGAACAGTAAAA
This portion of the Schizosaccharomyces pombe strain 972h- genome assembly, chromosome: I genome encodes:
- the rnf170 gene encoding ubiquitin-protein ligase E3 — its product is MIESELATSRWSLMLEADIATQTTRSLTNELSFIVAGLRPSTKESVLHFLELIFINLKYQSKKWLYSLVICKSLIALLGRKRLSANVRKIVRFLNVIICVIGLWKGLSAMSGKNTFINGLQSYLISETALPELGSFQELSTSSLGSFRMFQQIAVGFVDALFCTRIPASLWIKYKEYTTSAETTVPQECGLCMMCVQRGDERVAITTPYTTDCGHTYCYACIMSRLKLVNNVSCPICKHRIRFALPDQTMG